A window of Euwallacea similis isolate ESF13 chromosome 10, ESF131.1, whole genome shotgun sequence contains these coding sequences:
- the LOC136411773 gene encoding coiled-coil domain-containing protein 102A isoform X1, translated as MAQSISGGTAPRKTAREHDSGSMPSRIGDVSEWEANEALRQRELEEAKGRAAQMEKTMRWWSDCTANWREKWSKVRNERNKSREECKQLRTKLESSLKEVSIYKRHKDDLELQNDQLKREIEKIHLLLLKHAGQFDSQIFEALGEDPLKDFAFSNGSPGRDNGCKDLVSPLRDLLVSERERQNGVSSSQSNPECDSTAPLDLEHKKDFIGSPKGAVSKKFATVDAEQKTSLLQLKLEEANKTISIEREEKEALHKLLDRITSELHEEREKCDELREAKQEALRQLLSLQDDHEKEIQVIKSDLLEEASSREGMDKKMNDLRAELERLQAENASEWGKRERLETDKLALERDNKKLRNELRDMQERLERKGNRTLNGSDMEIRHLQQEISDKNQEISELKHSSGKLKKMLQDKMTELAHAARRAEQYEAEVKKLRTRVEDLKKELATAEDELDNAQNQSRKLQRANDELQEQVDNFQVQLQHLHTRLRSHNSSNLLAHRGTILTKSSSDVEDDMSEFF; from the exons ATGGCACAGAGCATCTCAGGTGGCACTGCTCCAAGAAAAACTGCCAGAGAGCATGATTCTGGCTCCATGCCTTCACGAATAGGTGATGTTTCTGAGTGGGAAGCCAATGAG gCTTTGCGTCAACGAGAACTTGAGGAGGCCAAAGGGCGAGCTGCGCAAATGGAGAAAACCATGCGGTGGTGGTCAGATTGTACTGCCAACTGGAGGGAAAAGTGGTCTAAAGTGCGCAATGAGAGAAATAAATCAAG GGAGGAATGCAAGCAATTGAGGACAAAATTGGAGTCTTCTCTGAAGGAAGTTTCAATTTACAAAAGGCATAAAGATGACTTGGAACTTCAAAATGACCAGCTAAAGAGAGAGATTGAGAAGATACATCTCCTGCTTCTAAAGCATGCAGGTCAGTTTGATAGCCAGATTTTTGAGGCCTTAGGCGAAGACCCACTGAAGGACTTTGCATTCAG CAATGGGTCTCCAGGAAGAGACAATGGATGCAAGGATCTAGTCTCTCCATTAAGAGATTTATTAGTATCTGAACGAGAGCGTCAAAATGGCGTTTCTTCTAGCCAAAGCAATCCTGAATGTGATAGCACTGCTCCTTTAGATTTGGAACACAAAAAAGACTTCATTGGGAGCCCAAAAGGGGCAGTGTCTAAGAAGTTTGCTACTGTGGATGCTGAGCAGAAAACGTCGCTGCTTCAATTGAAGTTAGAGGAAGCTAACAAGACTATCAGTATAGAACGAga GGAAAAAGAGGCTTTACATAAGCTTCTAGACCGAATTACTAGTGAGCTGCATGAAGAGAGAGAAAAGTGCGATGAATTGAGAGAGGCAAAGCAGGAAGCATTGCGACAACTGCTCTCGCTTCAAGATGACCATGAAAAGGAAATTCAAGTTATAAAGTCGGATTTGTTGGAAGAAGCAAGCAGCCGCGAAGGGATGGACAAAAAAATGAACGATCTTAGAGCAGAG TTGGAGCGTTTGCAAGCAGAAAACGCCTCGGAATGGGGCAAACGTGAACGCCTGGAAACCGACAAATTGGCCCTGGAACGcgacaataaaaaattgcgaaACGAGCTAAGAGACATGCAAGAGAGACTCGAGAGAAAAGGCAACAGAACATTGAATGGTTCAGACATGGAAATTCGGCATTTGCAGCAGGAAATAAGTGATAAAAACCAGGAAATTTCCGAGCTGAAGCACTCCTCAGGCAAACTGAAGAAAATGCTGCAGGACAAGATGACGGAGCTGGCGCATGCGGCTCGCAGGGCCGAGCAGTACGAGGCTGAAGTGAAGAAACTTAGAACACGAGTAGAGGATTTAAAGAAGGAGTTGGCGACTGCCGAGGATGAGTTGGACAATGCGCAGAATCAGTCGAGAAAGTTGCAGAGGGCTAACGACGAGCTGCAAGAGCAGGTAGACAACTTCCAAGTGCAGTTGCAACATTTGCATACCAG ATTACGTAGTCACAATTCGTCCAATTTGCTCGCCCATCGAGGGACGATTCTCACTAAATCCAGCAGCGATGTCGAAGATGATATGAGTGAGTTCTTTTAG
- the LOC136411773 gene encoding coiled-coil domain-containing protein 102A isoform X2 has translation MAQSISGGTAPRKTAREHDSGSMPSRIGDVSEWEANEALRQRELEEAKGRAAQMEKTMRWWSDCTANWREKWSKVRNERNKSREECKQLRTKLESSLKEVSIYKRHKDDLELQNDQLKREIEKIHLLLLKHAGQFDSQIFEALGEDPLKDFAFSNGSPGRDNGCKDLVSPLRDLLVSERERQNGVSSSQSNPECDSTAPLDLEHKKDFIGSPKGAVSKKFATVDAEQKTSLLQLKLEEANKTISIEREEKEALHKLLDRITSELHEEREKCDELREAKQEALRQLLSLQDDHEKEIQVIKSDLLEEASSREGMDKKMNDLRAELERLQAENASEWGKRERLETDKLALERDNKKLRNELRDMQERLERKGNRTLNGSDMEIRHLQQEISDKNQEISELKHSSGKLKKMLQDKMTELAHAARRAEQYEAEVKKLRTRVEDLKKELATAEDELDNAQNQSRKLQRANDELQEQVDNFQVQLQHLHTSMEKEDAGEEMAIFEEMNDCIT, from the exons ATGGCACAGAGCATCTCAGGTGGCACTGCTCCAAGAAAAACTGCCAGAGAGCATGATTCTGGCTCCATGCCTTCACGAATAGGTGATGTTTCTGAGTGGGAAGCCAATGAG gCTTTGCGTCAACGAGAACTTGAGGAGGCCAAAGGGCGAGCTGCGCAAATGGAGAAAACCATGCGGTGGTGGTCAGATTGTACTGCCAACTGGAGGGAAAAGTGGTCTAAAGTGCGCAATGAGAGAAATAAATCAAG GGAGGAATGCAAGCAATTGAGGACAAAATTGGAGTCTTCTCTGAAGGAAGTTTCAATTTACAAAAGGCATAAAGATGACTTGGAACTTCAAAATGACCAGCTAAAGAGAGAGATTGAGAAGATACATCTCCTGCTTCTAAAGCATGCAGGTCAGTTTGATAGCCAGATTTTTGAGGCCTTAGGCGAAGACCCACTGAAGGACTTTGCATTCAG CAATGGGTCTCCAGGAAGAGACAATGGATGCAAGGATCTAGTCTCTCCATTAAGAGATTTATTAGTATCTGAACGAGAGCGTCAAAATGGCGTTTCTTCTAGCCAAAGCAATCCTGAATGTGATAGCACTGCTCCTTTAGATTTGGAACACAAAAAAGACTTCATTGGGAGCCCAAAAGGGGCAGTGTCTAAGAAGTTTGCTACTGTGGATGCTGAGCAGAAAACGTCGCTGCTTCAATTGAAGTTAGAGGAAGCTAACAAGACTATCAGTATAGAACGAga GGAAAAAGAGGCTTTACATAAGCTTCTAGACCGAATTACTAGTGAGCTGCATGAAGAGAGAGAAAAGTGCGATGAATTGAGAGAGGCAAAGCAGGAAGCATTGCGACAACTGCTCTCGCTTCAAGATGACCATGAAAAGGAAATTCAAGTTATAAAGTCGGATTTGTTGGAAGAAGCAAGCAGCCGCGAAGGGATGGACAAAAAAATGAACGATCTTAGAGCAGAG TTGGAGCGTTTGCAAGCAGAAAACGCCTCGGAATGGGGCAAACGTGAACGCCTGGAAACCGACAAATTGGCCCTGGAACGcgacaataaaaaattgcgaaACGAGCTAAGAGACATGCAAGAGAGACTCGAGAGAAAAGGCAACAGAACATTGAATGGTTCAGACATGGAAATTCGGCATTTGCAGCAGGAAATAAGTGATAAAAACCAGGAAATTTCCGAGCTGAAGCACTCCTCAGGCAAACTGAAGAAAATGCTGCAGGACAAGATGACGGAGCTGGCGCATGCGGCTCGCAGGGCCGAGCAGTACGAGGCTGAAGTGAAGAAACTTAGAACACGAGTAGAGGATTTAAAGAAGGAGTTGGCGACTGCCGAGGATGAGTTGGACAATGCGCAGAATCAGTCGAGAAAGTTGCAGAGGGCTAACGACGAGCTGCAAGAGCAGGTAGACAACTTCCAAGTGCAGTTGCAACATTTGCATACCAG TATGGAGAAGGAGGACGCGGGCGAGGAAATGGCAATTTTCGAGGAAATGAATGACTGC ATTACGTAG
- the LOC136411470 gene encoding protein lifeguard 1-like, with protein sequence MTNHQQIPAHLNYDIEEVPCTPDYTSNENLDPEAAIIKNSDFSEKKIRLGFIRKVYGILLVQLAITGGIIFLFTLEQHVKEYVACYTMEFVLPPLVGMLVTLFALICCGDARKRSPCNYILLFAFTISMALLLGATTSNVEPRILLVAVGITAAICLGLTLFSFQTKWDFTLCGGWLLCFLIVFTMFGCFSLYCFLRNENVLLLLYASLGVLLFSFYLVYDTQLIIGGNHRYSISPEEYVFAALILYLDVIRIFVYILRILRLAHIR encoded by the exons ATGACTAACCACCAGCAAATACCTGCTCACCTCAATTACGACATAGAAG AGGTCCCTTGCACACCGGATTACACTTCTAATGAAAATCTCGACCCTGAGGCCGCCATCATCAAAAACTCAGACTTCAGCGAGAAAAAGATCCGTTTAGGCTTCATCAGGAAGGTCTATGGCATTCTCCTGGTCCAGTTGGCCATAACCGGAGGcatcatttttttgttcacaCTGGAACAACATGTGAAAGAATATGTTGCTTGTTACACGATGGAATTTGTGCTTCCACCATTAGTTGGGATGCTCGTCACTTTGTTTGCGTTGATCTGCTGTGGTGATGCTCGAAAAAGGTCCCCATGCAATTACATTTTACTGTTTGCATTCACCATTTCCATGGCGTTGTTGTTGGGGGCAACGACCAGCAATGTAGAACCCCGAATTTTGCTGGTTGCTGTTGGTATTACCGCAGCTATTTGTCTGGGCTTAACTCTATTCTCTTTTCAGACCAAGTGGGATTTCACCCTTTGCGGAGGATGGTTATTGTGCTTCTTAATAGTTTTCACCATGTTTGGGTGTTTCTCCCTTTACTGCTTTCTAAGGAATGAGAATGTTCTCCTGTTGCTTTATGCCTCTCTAGGAGTCCTACTTTTCTCGTTTTACCTGGTCTATGACACTCAATTGATCATAGGGGGTAACCATAGGTACAGCATCTCACCTGAGGAATACGTTTTTGCAGCGTTGATTTTGTATTTGGACGTTATCCGCATATTTGTATATATATTGCGGATATTGAGGCTAGCTCATATTAGATAG